From a single Phoenix dactylifera cultivar Barhee BC4 unplaced genomic scaffold, palm_55x_up_171113_PBpolish2nd_filt_p 000780F, whole genome shotgun sequence genomic region:
- the LOC103698005 gene encoding 4-coumarate--CoA ligase-like 4, producing MAQRTDGLPVDPRSGFCPSNSIFYSKRKPVPLPSDPHLDVTTFLSSRRHSGTTALIDAASGRRVSYPALWRSVAALASGLSSHLSVRKGHVVLLLSPNSIHFPVVSLAVMSLGAVLTTTNPLNTQQEIAKQISGCDPILAFATRALVGKLPRDRDFPIVLLEDRRIAGDDVRIRYTIEELKAMEPDLRRRRELVSQDDTATLLYSSGTTGTSKGVVATHRNLISMVQIILSRLKLEEGGGEPETFICTVPMFHVYGLALFATGLLGSGSKVVILSRYEMGEMIRAIREYGVTYLPLVPPILVAMGKQAAPLPLGRLRRVMCGGAPLGREVIERFREKYPALEILQGYGLTESTGIAASTDSAEETRRYGTAGLLTSNTEARIVDPETGASLAVNCTGELWIRGPYVMKGYFKNPEATRATLDSEGWLRTGDICYIDEDGFLFVVDRLKELIKYKGYQVAPAELEALLLTHPEITDAAVIPFPDREVGQFPMAYVVRKAGSQFSEAGVMEFVAKQVAPYKRIRKVAFISAIPKNPSGKILRKDLIKLATSKL from the exons ATGGCACAACGAACGGACGGATTACCGGTGGACCCTCGGAGCGGCTTCTGCCCCTCCAACTCCATCTTCTACAGTAAGCGCAAGCCCGTCCCCCTCCCCTCCGACCCCCACCTCGACGTCAccaccttcctctcctcccGCCGCCACTCAGGCACCACCGCCCTCATCGACGCCGCCTCCGGCCGCCGCGTCTCCTACCCCGCCCTCTGGCGCTCCGTCGCCGCCCTCGCCTCCGGCCTCTCCTCCCACCTCTCCGTCCGCAAGGGCCAcgtcgtcctcctcctctcccccaACTCCATCCACTTCCCCGTCGTCTCCCTCGCCGTCATGTCCCTCGGCGCCGTCCTCACCACCACCAACCCACTAAACACCCAGCAAGAAATCGCCAAGCAAATCTCCGGCTGCGACCCGATCCTGGCTTTCGCCACCCGCGCCCTCGTCGGAAAACTCCCCCGCGACCGCGATTTCCCCATCGTCCTCCTCGAGGACCGCCGGATCGCCGGTGACGATGTCCGCATCCGCTACACGATCGAGGAACTGAAGGCGATGGAGCCCGATCTCCGGCGCCGGCGGGAGCTGGTGAGCCAGGACGACACGGCGACGCTCTTGTACTCCTCTGGGACCACCGGGACCAGCAAAGGCGTGGTGGCGACCCACCGGAATCTGATCTCGATGGTCCAGATCATCCTCAGCCGGTTGAAACTGGAGGAGGGCGGTGGCGAGCCGGAGACGTTCATCTGCACCGTCCCCATGTTCCACGTCTACGGCCTGGCGCTGTTCGCGACGGGGCTGCTGGGATCGGGATCGAAGGTGGTGATTTTGTCGAGATACGAGATGGGGGAGATGATCCGGGCGATCAGGGAGTACGGGGTGACGTATCTGCCGCTGGTACCGCCGATCCTGGTGGCGATGGGGAAACAGGCGGCGCCGCTGCCGTTGGGGCGGCTCCGGCGGGTGATGTGCGGCGGCGCGCCGCTGGGGAGGGAGGTGATCGAGAGGTTCCGGGAGAAGTATCCGGCGCTGGAGATTTTGCAAGGGTATGGACTGACGGAGAGCACTGGGATCGCCGCGTCCACGGACTCGGCAGAGGAGACCCGGCGGTACGGAACGGCGGGGCTGCTGACGTCCAACACGGAGGCCAGGATCGTGGATCCAGAGACCGGTGCGTCCTTAGCGGTCAATTGCACGGGGGAGCTCTGGATCCGGGGTCCCTACGTCATGAAAG GTTATTTCAAGAATCCAGAGGCGACGCGCGCCACATTGGACTCAGAGGGGTGGCTGAGGACGGGAGATATTTGCTACATTGATGAGGACGGTTTTCTCTTCGTGGTGGACCGACTCAAGGAGCTCATCAAATACAAGGGCTACCAG GTGGCCCCTGCAGAGTTGGAGGCACTGTTGCTGACCCACCCTGAGATCACGGATGCCGCCGTGATCCC GTTTCCGGACAGGGAAGTGGGTCAGTTCCCCATGGCATACGTGGTGAGAAAGGCTGGGAGCCAATTCTCGGAGGCTGGAGTGATGGAGTTCGTGGCAAAGCAG GTGGCTCCTTACAAGAGGATTCGGAAGGTGGCGTTCATATCAGCCATTCCCAAGAATCCATCCGGGAAGATATTAAGGAAGGATCTCATCAAGCTTGCCACTTCCAAGCTTTGA